A genomic region of [Eubacterium] eligens ATCC 27750 contains the following coding sequences:
- a CDS encoding methyl-accepting chemotaxis protein: protein MLKKMNNMNIKGRLNYVFRLIIIAFSVVAVVISAMMIYMSMDYRRVLKRYAFPQGDIATAMSEAAEIRGASRGVVGYDSVSLISSMKKQHDEHVEAFEAKLEQIRPIMSSKAGKECMDKIDKAWAEYKEIDEKVIKLGATTDSNQSLKAQSMMLNETAPKYEALDNALNELMDTNVAKGDAEKLKLEIFLIIAIVAAIGIIAAVVVVASKAAHAIAKSIEEPLDGMMARFETFAQGDLDSPFPEVETKDEISDLIDSAHAMAERLHNIISDAGKLMGEMADGNFAIATEHEDQYTGAFNALLLGIRNMNRQMNSTLKGVEDASKQVAEGSANLSDAAQSLAEGATDQAATVEEMQATINDLNEGIQKTAEQLENSYKEAERYADTAENSRESMEALMGAMARISEASEKIGNIISEIESIASQTNLLSLNASIEAARAGDAGRGFAVVADQIRTLAEQSAKSAVDSRNLIEASIYEVGEGNKIATKASDSLKEVVDGVQSIAESAKKMRDVSTSQAAGMEQADVAIARIAEVVQANSATSQETSATSEELTAQATTLSEMVAQFKLRND from the coding sequence ATGTTAAAGAAAATGAATAATATGAATATAAAGGGGCGTTTGAATTATGTATTTAGACTGATAATCATAGCGTTCTCCGTAGTTGCAGTTGTTATAAGTGCAATGATGATTTATATGTCTATGGATTACCGCAGGGTGCTGAAGCGTTACGCATTCCCTCAGGGAGATATTGCTACAGCTATGTCTGAGGCAGCAGAGATAAGAGGAGCTTCAAGGGGAGTTGTAGGATATGATTCAGTAAGTCTTATCAGCTCAATGAAAAAGCAGCATGATGAGCATGTCGAAGCATTTGAAGCCAAGCTTGAACAGATAAGACCTATAATGTCTAGTAAGGCTGGCAAGGAATGTATGGATAAGATTGATAAGGCGTGGGCTGAATATAAGGAAATTGATGAGAAAGTTATAAAGCTGGGAGCTACGACAGATTCTAATCAGTCACTGAAGGCTCAGTCGATGATGCTGAATGAGACGGCACCTAAGTATGAGGCACTTGATAATGCACTTAATGAACTTATGGACACTAATGTTGCTAAAGGTGATGCAGAAAAATTAAAGCTTGAAATATTTCTTATAATAGCGATTGTTGCTGCAATTGGAATTATAGCTGCGGTAGTTGTTGTTGCTTCTAAAGCAGCACATGCGATTGCAAAGAGTATAGAAGAGCCGTTAGATGGAATGATGGCCAGATTCGAGACATTTGCACAGGGAGATCTGGATTCACCATTCCCTGAAGTTGAGACTAAAGATGAGATATCCGATCTCATAGATAGTGCACATGCTATGGCAGAAAGATTACATAATATTATCAGTGATGCCGGAAAACTTATGGGAGAGATGGCAGATGGTAATTTCGCTATCGCAACCGAACATGAAGATCAGTATACAGGTGCATTCAATGCATTGTTACTTGGAATTCGTAACATGAACCGTCAGATGAATTCAACATTAAAGGGTGTTGAAGATGCTTCTAAACAGGTGGCAGAAGGTTCTGCTAATCTTTCAGATGCTGCACAGTCGCTTGCAGAAGGTGCAACAGATCAGGCTGCAACAGTCGAAGAGATGCAGGCAACCATTAATGATCTTAATGAAGGTATACAGAAGACAGCAGAACAGCTGGAAAATTCATATAAAGAAGCAGAGAGATATGCTGATACAGCAGAAAACAGCAGAGAAAGCATGGAAGCTCTTATGGGGGCAATGGCTCGTATCAGTGAGGCTTCTGAGAAGATTGGCAATATCATTTCAGAGATTGAAAGTATTGCAAGCCAGACTAACCTTCTTTCACTTAATGCTTCCATTGAGGCTGCAAGAGCAGGTGATGCAGGCAGAGGATTTGCAGTAGTTGCTGACCAGATTCGTACACTTGCAGAGCAGAGTGCTAAGTCAGCGGTAGATTCAAGAAATCTTATAGAAGCTTCTATCTACGAGGTTGGAGAGGGGAATAAGATTGCTACTAAGGCATCTGATTCACTTAAGGAAGTTGTTGATGGTGTTCAGTCTATCGCAGAGAGTGCCAAGAAGATGAGAGATGTATCTACAAGTCAGGCTGCAGGTATGGAGCAGGCGGATGTTGCAATTGCAAGAATTGCAGAAGTTGTACAGGCTAATTCAGCAACATCACAGGAGACATCAGCTACAAGTGAAGAGCTTACAGCACAGGCTACAACTCTTAGTGAGATGGTTGCACAGTTTAAGTTAAGAAATGACTGA
- a CDS encoding acyl-CoA dehydratase activase — protein sequence MKYFGGCDAGSTYTKCVIIDENGKIAAAVTKRSRINPVLSAKDALDEAVSQVDGLNSAEELTYLIGTGYGRNKVPFADENISEISCHAMGVHVTDPSVKAIIDIGGQDVKGIAIDTDGTVLNFAMNDKCAAGTGRFFESMARAFEMSLDEFSNLSLTAKNVIPITAQCAVFAESEVISLVGEGKPMEEIAAGIQLSVAKRCFVMAKKAGAADSVTLTGGCAKNEGLKKAIEKVLKINVVDLPTDPQLMGALGAAEYARQKGSNV from the coding sequence ATGAAATATTTCGGTGGTTGTGACGCAGGAAGTACATATACCAAATGCGTAATTATAGATGAGAATGGAAAAATCGCAGCTGCGGTTACTAAGAGAAGCAGGATTAATCCTGTACTTAGTGCGAAGGATGCACTTGACGAGGCTGTAAGCCAGGTTGACGGTTTAAACAGCGCAGAGGAGCTTACATATCTGATTGGTACGGGTTACGGAAGAAACAAAGTACCGTTTGCAGATGAGAATATATCAGAGATAAGCTGTCATGCTATGGGAGTTCATGTGACTGACCCATCGGTTAAGGCGATTATTGATATCGGCGGTCAGGATGTTAAGGGAATTGCGATTGACACAGATGGAACTGTGCTTAATTTTGCGATGAATGACAAATGTGCAGCAGGAACGGGAAGATTTTTTGAATCTATGGCAAGAGCATTTGAGATGTCTTTAGATGAATTTTCTAATCTGTCACTTACGGCGAAGAACGTGATTCCAATAACAGCACAGTGCGCGGTATTTGCAGAGAGTGAGGTTATCTCGTTAGTAGGTGAGGGTAAGCCTATGGAGGAGATAGCGGCAGGAATACAGTTATCGGTTGCTAAGAGATGCTTTGTCATGGCTAAGAAAGCAGGTGCGGCTGACAGCGTTACACTTACAGGTGGATGTGCCAAGAATGAAGGCTTGAAGAAAGCAATAGAGAAGGTTCTTAAGATAAATGTAGTGGATCTGCCGACAGACCCACAGCTTATGGGAGCATTAGGTGCTGCAGAATATGCAAGACAGAAGGGAAGTAATGTATGA
- a CDS encoding 2-hydroxyacyl-CoA dehydratase family protein: MSKNIGSEPLGRFYTGKKPKRRREWRGLKDTWYDYVRWLGYWKTLITFIIKPNNMKGFFRYRWMINYLALPDFMDRHTEGMRGTQLRMAHQALGLIVTDICGMLGQIFKADPAIGNDKKLNSKIVLFDENMMSTLMGGFPNLTWLSVEVPAVYTSSMMSQDGVSYYVDVTHQYGVPSDVCPMPAAELGVALADDFPLIGCCAVQCNTTCDGSLMGNGIEARSFKIPTFQLAVPIRHRQESVQEYAAEEVVNAIHFIEEQTGEKFDWDAFFKSMKRFNAETEEFLEWMEISKTDYPQVMGVTLALYRYGVYQAAGGRNQAFLDMDKKLTKMALDAYKSKEMAAKEYRHRAMTWGVQAAYYTALPIWLLNCWGVVTIADMLSMVSTEMVNTEDKHQAMLDLAYLYENMIMRNRSNGGYETGVEALWRFCEMFNIDIVIMYVHMGCKSMSGYHGLFEEEARKHGIHLIWVTHNLMCPEDGTRRDMRTEINRYMRTVFREEPLDPSLEDFDDSKSW, encoded by the coding sequence ATGTCTAAGAATATAGGAAGCGAGCCACTCGGCAGATTCTATACAGGCAAAAAGCCGAAGAGAAGAAGAGAATGGCGCGGATTGAAGGATACATGGTACGACTATGTAAGGTGGCTTGGATACTGGAAGACTTTAATTACATTTATAATAAAACCTAATAACATGAAGGGATTCTTCAGATACCGCTGGATGATTAATTATCTTGCATTGCCTGATTTCATGGACAGGCATACCGAGGGCATGAGAGGAACTCAGCTTAGAATGGCGCATCAGGCACTGGGACTTATCGTTACTGATATATGCGGGATGCTTGGACAGATATTTAAGGCAGACCCGGCTATCGGCAATGATAAGAAGCTAAACAGCAAGATTGTCCTTTTTGATGAAAATATGATGAGTACCCTGATGGGAGGTTTTCCTAACCTTACATGGTTGTCAGTGGAAGTTCCTGCAGTGTATACAAGCTCGATGATGTCACAGGACGGAGTAAGCTATTATGTTGACGTTACACACCAGTATGGTGTGCCATCAGATGTCTGTCCTATGCCGGCAGCTGAGCTTGGTGTTGCATTGGCTGATGATTTCCCGCTTATAGGCTGCTGTGCCGTGCAGTGTAATACGACATGTGACGGAAGCCTTATGGGTAACGGGATTGAAGCAAGGTCATTTAAGATTCCTACATTTCAGCTTGCTGTGCCAATAAGACACAGGCAGGAAAGCGTACAGGAGTATGCGGCAGAAGAGGTTGTCAATGCAATCCATTTCATAGAGGAACAGACTGGAGAGAAGTTCGACTGGGATGCATTCTTTAAGAGTATGAAGCGGTTTAATGCAGAGACAGAGGAATTCTTAGAGTGGATGGAGATTTCCAAGACAGATTATCCGCAGGTTATGGGCGTAACGCTTGCACTCTACAGATATGGTGTATATCAGGCTGCCGGTGGAAGAAATCAGGCATTCCTTGATATGGATAAGAAGCTTACTAAGATGGCACTTGATGCATATAAGAGTAAAGAGATGGCGGCGAAGGAGTACCGCCACAGAGCCATGACATGGGGCGTTCAGGCTGCATATTATACGGCACTCCCAATCTGGCTTCTTAACTGCTGGGGTGTTGTAACTATTGCAGATATGTTAAGTATGGTGTCTACAGAGATGGTCAACACAGAGGATAAGCACCAGGCAATGTTAGACCTTGCATATCTGTATGAGAACATGATTATGAGAAACCGCTCTAACGGCGGTTATGAGACAGGTGTAGAGGCACTCTGGCGTTTCTGCGAAATGTTTAATATTGATATAGTAATCATGTATGTTCATATGGGCTGCAAATCAATGTCAGGATATCATGGTCTATTTGAGGAAGAAGCGAGAAAACATGGAATTCATTTAATATGGGTAACGCACAATCTTATGTGTCCTGAGGATGGAACAAGAAGAGACATGAGAACGGAGATTAACAGATATATGAGAACTGTTTTCAGGGAAGAACCGCTTGACCCATCACTTGAGGATTTTGACGATTCTAAGAGCTGGTAA
- a CDS encoding 2-hydroxyacyl-CoA dehydratase family protein, translating to MKDLANLYYFEKLLEEVNNDLVRQAQAKGDIAIGAVCFQIPEPLINLPGSFSVRLRAPRTGSIEMGTYYMSSMLCEGCRAILERAIEGGFNFLDCIIAPDACAQMNRCVENIERQHLIEKEKFFVEYSDVPMKNDETALRHFVKQMRLHVLEPLNNIYGIDISDDALRKSVELQNKISRLIRSIGDYRKEENPRITGYEFAVLCLATYCCPKEALIEKLEETLEELKTREPDKKCNYRARVVMVGSEIDNPELIKLAEEAGALVVADRFCFGSLPGRDEIILNDTEDVLTQICRQYMKWGQCPRFMNTEKIIERQEYVDAIAKEYKADGLIYQQIKFCDYWGYERASAFHVMKEKYGYPVLSIDRPYAVGTSGQLRTRIQAFVESLEIKRINAGRKL from the coding sequence GTGAAGGATTTAGCTAATCTGTATTATTTTGAGAAGCTGTTGGAGGAAGTTAATAACGATCTTGTAAGGCAGGCGCAGGCAAAAGGTGATATTGCAATCGGTGCAGTCTGTTTCCAGATACCGGAGCCGCTTATTAATCTTCCGGGCAGCTTTTCGGTAAGACTGCGTGCACCCCGTACAGGTTCTATTGAGATGGGTACATATTACATGAGCAGTATGCTATGCGAGGGATGTCGTGCGATATTAGAGAGAGCAATTGAGGGCGGATTTAACTTTCTTGACTGTATAATTGCGCCGGATGCATGTGCGCAGATGAACAGGTGCGTAGAGAATATTGAGAGACAGCACCTTATAGAGAAAGAAAAATTCTTCGTGGAATATTCAGATGTTCCGATGAAGAATGATGAGACGGCGTTAAGACATTTTGTTAAGCAGATGAGACTTCATGTGCTTGAACCGCTTAATAATATATATGGAATAGACATATCAGATGATGCACTTAGAAAGTCAGTAGAATTGCAGAATAAGATAAGCCGGCTTATAAGAAGCATCGGTGATTACAGAAAAGAAGAAAATCCAAGAATTACTGGGTATGAATTCGCGGTTCTGTGTCTTGCAACCTACTGTTGCCCGAAAGAGGCACTTATAGAAAAGCTCGAAGAAACACTTGAGGAGCTTAAGACGCGTGAACCTGATAAAAAATGTAATTACAGGGCAAGGGTCGTAATGGTTGGTTCAGAGATTGATAACCCTGAGCTTATAAAGCTTGCTGAGGAGGCAGGTGCACTGGTTGTGGCTGACAGATTCTGTTTTGGTTCACTTCCGGGAAGAGATGAGATTATTCTTAACGATACAGAGGATGTTCTTACACAGATATGCAGACAGTATATGAAGTGGGGACAGTGTCCAAGATTCATGAATACAGAAAAGATTATCGAGAGACAGGAGTATGTTGACGCAATAGCTAAAGAGTATAAGGCGGATGGCCTTATATATCAGCAGATTAAATTCTGTGATTACTGGGGCTATGAGAGGGCTTCGGCATTCCATGTCATGAAAGAAAAATACGGCTATCCTGTTCTTTCAATTGACAGACCTTATGCTGTCGGAACTTCTGGACAGTTAAGAACAAGAATACAGGCATTTGTTGAGAGCCTTGAGATTAAGCGTATCAATGCAGGAAGGAAATTATAA
- a CDS encoding ATP-binding protein has product MDKKTQIIAVAGKGGVGKTSLAGVIVKLLVEAYPDKKILAIDADPAVGLSTVLNVEVEKTIDDIRKEVIKNVEDGDTKTAVELLGEAKYEIMDAVVEQDGYAFIAIGRPETAGCYCKINSYLKEVITMLSDKFDYVVIDGEAGIEQINRRVMEKVTHLLLVTDASKKGCQVVQTIKKVADELVMYDRIGVIANRIPDMEVAKLMDIGGLELLSVIQSDSKLAQADVLGENVFNLPDDAIIVEGAKKALVNMGIL; this is encoded by the coding sequence ATGGATAAGAAAACACAGATTATAGCAGTAGCAGGAAAAGGCGGAGTTGGTAAGACTTCTTTAGCGGGAGTTATTGTAAAACTTCTTGTTGAGGCATATCCTGACAAGAAGATACTTGCGATTGACGCTGACCCTGCGGTCGGACTTTCTACAGTGCTTAATGTTGAAGTGGAAAAGACTATAGATGATATAAGAAAAGAAGTAATCAAGAATGTTGAAGACGGAGATACCAAGACTGCTGTGGAGTTACTTGGAGAAGCCAAATACGAGATAATGGATGCAGTTGTTGAACAGGACGGATATGCATTTATCGCAATAGGAAGACCTGAGACAGCAGGCTGTTACTGCAAGATTAATTCATATCTTAAAGAAGTTATCACAATGCTTTCAGATAAGTTTGATTATGTTGTAATTGATGGAGAAGCAGGAATAGAGCAGATTAACAGAAGAGTTATGGAGAAGGTAACACATCTGCTGCTTGTTACTGACGCGAGCAAGAAGGGATGCCAGGTTGTGCAGACAATCAAGAAAGTTGCAGATGAGCTTGTAATGTATGACAGAATCGGAGTTATCGCTAACAGAATACCGGATATGGAGGTTGCGAAGCTTATGGATATCGGCGGCCTTGAGCTGCTTTCAGTAATACAGAGCGATTCCAAGCTTGCGCAGGCAGATGTGCTTGGTGAAAATGTATTCAATCTCCCTGATGATGCGATTATTGTCGAGGGTGCAAAGAAAGCACTTGTTAATATGGGAATATTGTAA
- a CDS encoding N-acetylmuramoyl-L-alanine amidase family protein codes for MNRLTNAAKYAAIIMSLIVTVTMVSGCKKNNTDVSSELNKSDIEETSQDMTGSGIEDSDVGSQSAEETAETESTEQTESDFEENTEQIETDAGQEETQNPYIRQKEPYTGVPVYENLEHIYMNTTWEYADHSAISDGYAVLYKASGQRKNIVVGVNAGHGTAGGSAVRTLCHPDGSLKSTGGSTAAGAATATAVSGGMTFYDGTPESEVTLKMAEILRDKLLLEGYDVLMIRDSSDVQLDNVARTVICNNVADCHISLHWDGDGLSYDKGCFYIAVPDAIKNMSPVADHWQQHDSLGASLVEGLRGQGAKIHGSGSMAIDLTQTSYSTVPSVDMELGNASSDHSDETLEMLANGLVNGVGAFFGY; via the coding sequence ATGAATAGATTGACAAATGCTGCTAAATATGCAGCTATTATAATGTCGCTGATAGTTACTGTGACGATGGTGTCAGGCTGTAAAAAGAATAATACTGATGTTTCATCAGAATTGAATAAATCGGACATTGAAGAAACAAGTCAGGATATGACTGGAAGCGGAATCGAGGATTCAGATGTAGGCAGTCAGTCTGCTGAGGAGACAGCAGAAACAGAAAGCACAGAGCAGACAGAAAGCGATTTTGAAGAGAATACAGAACAGATTGAAACAGATGCAGGGCAGGAGGAGACGCAGAATCCATATATAAGACAGAAAGAACCATATACCGGAGTCCCTGTATATGAGAATCTGGAACACATTTATATGAATACAACATGGGAATATGCGGACCATTCTGCTATAAGTGATGGCTATGCTGTTCTTTATAAAGCGTCAGGTCAGAGAAAGAACATTGTTGTCGGAGTTAATGCCGGGCATGGAACGGCAGGAGGTTCGGCGGTCAGAACATTGTGCCATCCGGATGGTTCTCTTAAGAGTACAGGAGGCAGTACGGCGGCTGGCGCTGCGACAGCAACGGCGGTGTCAGGCGGAATGACATTTTATGACGGGACACCAGAGAGCGAAGTAACACTTAAGATGGCAGAGATTTTAAGAGATAAACTTCTGTTAGAAGGATATGATGTGCTGATGATAAGGGATTCATCAGATGTACAGCTTGATAATGTGGCAAGAACTGTAATATGTAACAATGTTGCAGACTGTCATATATCATTGCACTGGGATGGTGATGGACTTTCATACGATAAGGGATGCTTTTATATAGCAGTTCCCGATGCAATTAAGAATATGAGTCCTGTGGCAGACCACTGGCAGCAGCATGATTCACTTGGGGCATCACTTGTTGAAGGACTTCGTGGACAAGGTGCAAAGATTCATGGTTCTGGAAGCATGGCGATAGATCTGACACAGACATCATACAGTACAGTTCCGTCAGTTGATATGGAACTTGGGAATGCAAGCTCAGACCATAGTGATGAAACATTAGAAATGCTTGCCAATGGACTTGTGAATGGCGTTGGTGCATTTTTTGGATACTGA
- a CDS encoding methylated-DNA--[protein]-cysteine S-methyltransferase, with the protein MTTREEALEYGLSFPDTYQEAPFHDQNWQLVRVKGCKKAFLWTYERDGYINLNVKVSPEWRDLWRSTYSSVIAGWHQNKEHWNTIILDGTVPDEDIRRMIAESYDLVSYSPTKRIYEAVKKIPRGQVATYGQIAELAGDRKMARAVGNALHKNPDPLHIPCYRVVNSKGELAGEFAFGGAGKQAALLMADGIEVVNGRVDLKKYGMKF; encoded by the coding sequence ATGACGACTAGGGAAGAAGCACTCGAATATGGACTTTCTTTTCCAGATACTTATCAGGAAGCACCGTTTCATGATCAGAACTGGCAGCTGGTAAGAGTTAAAGGATGCAAGAAAGCATTTTTATGGACATACGAGCGTGACGGATATATTAATCTTAATGTGAAAGTTTCACCTGAATGGCGGGATTTGTGGAGGAGTACATATTCTTCTGTAATTGCGGGCTGGCATCAGAATAAGGAACACTGGAATACTATTATTCTTGATGGAACTGTTCCTGATGAAGATATCAGACGCATGATTGCGGAAAGCTATGACCTTGTATCTTACAGCCCGACCAAGAGGATATATGAAGCTGTTAAGAAGATTCCTAGAGGACAGGTTGCAACATATGGACAGATTGCAGAGCTTGCAGGCGACAGAAAGATGGCGCGTGCAGTTGGCAATGCACTTCATAAGAACCCGGATCCGTTACATATTCCGTGCTACAGAGTAGTTAATTCGAAGGGAGAGCTTGCCGGGGAATTCGCATTTGGAGGAGCCGGAAAGCAGGCGGCACTTCTTATGGCAGACGGAATAGAGGTTGTTAATGGCAGGGTTGACCTGAAAAAATATGGAATGAAATTCTGA
- a CDS encoding 3-hydroxyacyl-CoA dehydrogenase: protein MKYSNVVVAGGGVLGSQIAFQAAYCGFNVTIWLRSEGSIGRTQPKIDHLKQTYIEAIEKMAEDKNAWCAGLADEDTFDKEECLKKVENAYANLKLELDMAKAVADADLVIESMAENEKDKIAFYEKLSPLLPEKTVIVTNSSTLLPSMFAKYTGRPDKYLSLHFANSIWKNNTAEIMTQAQTDEKYFNEVMQFANDIRMIGLPVRKEKSGYLLNSMLVPFLLSGLDLYAAGISDPESIDIAWTRGTGAPKGPFQIFDTVGLNTAYNIVHQYQSVPGIFSPLLKKMMMPYNFKKMEAILKKYIDEGKLGMSSGEGFYKYN from the coding sequence ATGAAATATTCAAATGTTGTTGTTGCCGGAGGCGGAGTGCTTGGAAGCCAGATTGCTTTTCAGGCAGCATATTGTGGATTTAATGTAACTATCTGGTTAAGAAGCGAGGGGTCTATTGGAAGAACACAGCCTAAGATTGACCATCTTAAGCAGACTTATATTGAAGCTATTGAGAAGATGGCAGAGGATAAGAATGCGTGGTGTGCAGGACTTGCGGATGAAGATACATTTGACAAGGAAGAGTGTCTTAAGAAGGTTGAAAATGCATACGCTAATCTTAAGCTTGAACTTGATATGGCTAAGGCTGTTGCTGATGCAGACCTTGTGATTGAGTCTATGGCTGAGAACGAAAAGGATAAGATTGCTTTCTATGAAAAGCTTTCACCACTTCTTCCAGAAAAGACTGTGATTGTAACTAATTCATCGACACTTCTTCCATCAATGTTTGCAAAATATACTGGCAGACCAGACAAATATTTGTCATTACATTTTGCTAATTCTATATGGAAGAATAATACTGCAGAAATTATGACACAGGCACAGACTGATGAAAAATATTTTAACGAGGTTATGCAGTTTGCCAACGACATACGAATGATCGGACTTCCTGTAAGAAAGGAAAAGAGCGGATATCTGCTTAATTCTATGCTTGTTCCATTCCTTTTAAGCGGGCTTGATTTGTACGCAGCAGGAATATCTGATCCTGAAAGTATTGATATTGCATGGACAAGAGGAACTGGAGCACCTAAAGGACCATTCCAGATATTTGACACAGTAGGACTTAATACTGCCTACAATATTGTTCACCAGTACCAGAGCGTTCCGGGAATTTTCTCACCACTTCTTAAGAAGATGATGATGCCATATAATTTCAAGAAGATGGAAGCAATCCTTAAGAAATATATTGATGAGGGCAAGCTTGGAATGTCTTCTGGCGAAGGCTTTTACAAATATAATTAA
- a CDS encoding toll/interleukin-1 receptor domain-containing protein, with amino-acid sequence MGALKCKMCGSNLEIEDSITVCKCEKCGTSQTVPDIEDDKELKLFERAGRLRFNCDFDKAAGIYNTITDSYPEEAEGYWGLVLCKYGIEYADNASGKKVPVCHRISYDSVMDDEDFELVMENSDSESRAIFREEAKIIEENRKKYIQIAESEQPYDIYISYRAKDDNGDKTAVSEIAGHLYNKLTSAGYRVFLSEAALKGKKRSECEPYIYSALNSANVMLALGTSYDDYNDVWVKNEWNRYLEIAEKNKNKCLIPCYKDVDEYDIPKEFAGLKVCQLGNDDTFNNIMAEIANVVKPESVNQPAPEPEKAEPAEEIELEEIEIIEPVNINKLLDEGFSAISDKNWKKANKLFFQVLDEEPDNSKAYWGQLLVQQECTNAREMADNLYLQVIGNTSDNTYELEIRDRRQEIKDKYPVANLFSEEEYANLFDVHFNYQSGVENTKSAIAANNEHYILSDNELFKRAKQNADAEVAAGIEEFVANVNRHLDEILKNVTEQEQQEIEAARQQETAYFSKLEDAFKKADDMANANLSNSEAEYQKDHDSWEYERDNLEEARQQWVKDVEEKQKEHDEWLAVNGAAIEEWNAKKKEYNDNKQKLEYELKRLQEDKGFIEGFMAGAKAAKKDKEIMNVRIELSRLALPKEPIMPKEPVIPPEPALRREPEKPDYDIMIGRNDVLDTFRSLMA; translated from the coding sequence ATGGGGGCCTTAAAGTGCAAAATGTGCGGAAGTAATCTGGAGATAGAGGATTCGATTACTGTCTGTAAATGCGAAAAATGTGGAACGAGCCAGACAGTTCCGGATATAGAGGACGATAAAGAACTTAAGCTGTTTGAGCGTGCCGGGAGACTGCGTTTTAACTGCGATTTTGATAAAGCAGCAGGAATATATAATACAATAACTGACAGTTACCCAGAGGAAGCAGAAGGATACTGGGGATTAGTCCTTTGCAAATATGGTATTGAATATGCGGATAATGCGAGTGGAAAAAAGGTACCTGTTTGTCACAGAATCTCTTATGATAGTGTAATGGATGATGAAGATTTTGAACTTGTTATGGAGAATTCAGATTCAGAGTCAAGAGCAATATTCAGGGAAGAAGCGAAGATCATAGAGGAAAATCGTAAGAAATATATTCAGATTGCTGAAAGTGAACAGCCATACGATATATATATAAGCTACAGGGCAAAAGATGATAATGGAGATAAGACGGCTGTTAGTGAAATAGCAGGACATTTATATAACAAGCTGACATCAGCCGGATACAGGGTATTTTTATCAGAAGCCGCACTTAAAGGAAAAAAGCGATCAGAATGTGAACCATACATATATTCAGCTCTTAATTCAGCAAATGTTATGCTTGCACTTGGTACATCATATGATGATTATAACGATGTCTGGGTTAAGAATGAATGGAACAGATATCTTGAGATAGCAGAAAAGAATAAGAACAAATGTCTTATTCCATGTTATAAAGATGTTGATGAATATGATATTCCTAAAGAATTTGCAGGTCTGAAGGTGTGCCAGCTTGGAAACGATGATACATTTAATAATATAATGGCTGAGATTGCAAATGTGGTGAAGCCGGAATCAGTTAACCAGCCAGCACCAGAACCAGAAAAGGCTGAACCAGCGGAAGAGATTGAACTTGAAGAAATAGAAATCATCGAACCAGTGAATATCAATAAGCTGCTTGATGAAGGATTTTCTGCAATTTCAGATAAGAACTGGAAAAAAGCCAATAAGCTTTTCTTTCAGGTCCTTGATGAAGAACCTGATAATTCAAAGGCATACTGGGGACAGCTTCTTGTGCAGCAGGAATGCACTAATGCAAGAGAAATGGCAGATAATTTGTATCTTCAGGTAATTGGAAATACATCAGATAATACATATGAACTGGAAATCAGAGACAGGCGTCAGGAGATAAAGGACAAGTATCCTGTTGCTAATCTGTTCTCAGAAGAAGAGTATGCGAATCTGTTTGATGTACATTTTAACTATCAGTCAGGTGTTGAGAATACAAAGAGTGCCATTGCAGCTAATAATGAGCATTACATATTAAGTGATAATGAGCTTTTCAAGAGGGCAAAGCAGAATGCCGATGCTGAGGTGGCAGCCGGAATAGAAGAATTTGTTGCTAATGTAAACAGGCATCTTGACGAGATATTAAAGAATGTAACAGAACAGGAACAACAAGAGATAGAGGCAGCCAGACAGCAGGAAACAGCATATTTTTCAAAGCTTGAGGATGCATTTAAGAAGGCAGACGATATGGCAAATGCTAATCTTTCCAACAGTGAAGCAGAATATCAGAAAGACCATGATTCGTGGGAGTATGAGAGAGATAATCTTGAGGAAGCCAGACAGCAGTGGGTTAAGGATGTTGAAGAGAAGCAGAAGGAACATGATGAGTGGCTGGCTGTAAATGGTGCAGCTATTGAAGAATGGAATGCCAAGAAGAAAGAATATAATGACAACAAGCAGAAACTTGAATATGAGTTAAAGAGACTTCAGGAAGATAAAGGATTTATAGAAGGTTTTATGGCTGGGGCAAAAGCAGCCAAGAAGGATAAGGAAATAATGAATGTAAGGATCGAATTATCACGGCTGGCATTGCCTAAAGAACCAATAATGCCTAAAGAACCGGTTATTCCACCGGAACCGGCATTGAGAAGAGAGCCAGAAAAGCCTGATTATGACATAATGATTGGACGAAATGATGTGCTTGATACATTTAGAAGTCTTATGGCGTAG